The following proteins come from a genomic window of Natrinema saccharevitans:
- a CDS encoding Zn-ribbon domain-containing OB-fold protein, which produces MTGRIEDRREEWDGPVPVPTGATAPFWAGTLEGELRYQACDCGHRQLYPRAVCTACGAEDPPFEASEGVGTIYTYTVCHVPGEPGFAERTPYVVGAIDLAEGPRLLALLDAEPDDLEIGAAVGVRFWQVSEDAAIPVFVPE; this is translated from the coding sequence ATGACGGGGCGCATCGAGGACCGCCGCGAGGAGTGGGACGGGCCGGTCCCGGTCCCGACCGGTGCGACGGCTCCCTTCTGGGCGGGTACCCTCGAGGGCGAACTGCGCTATCAGGCCTGTGACTGCGGTCACCGCCAGCTGTACCCGCGGGCGGTCTGTACCGCCTGCGGGGCCGAGGACCCGCCGTTCGAGGCGAGCGAGGGCGTCGGCACGATCTACACGTACACCGTCTGCCACGTCCCCGGCGAACCCGGCTTCGCCGAGCGGACGCCGTACGTCGTCGGCGCGATCGACCTCGCCGAGGGGCCGCGCCTGCTCGCACTGCTCGACGCCGAGCCCGACGACCTCGAGATCGGTGCTGCCGTCGGGGTGCGGTTCTGGCAGGTCTCAGAGGACGCAGCGATTCCGGTGTTCGTACCGGAGTAA
- a CDS encoding acetyl-CoA acetyltransferase produces the protein MAEPILAGVAESDLGETPDRNWLDNAAVATVRALEDAGCSLDEVDGVAVAGGDDYMPALVLSEYLDLDEPSFLEGTEIGGSSFEHFCGHVRDAMARDEADVVVVAYGSTSKTGPGRDQSLEETHPIDGFVRPTGLFRPPGAYAMAARRHMHEYGTTEEQLAEVAVATREWAAMNPKAAQREPITVDDVLESREIAEPFNLLDCCLVSDGGGAVVLVSEEKAAELGVPEIAVAGVASTSTHRQDVSEMPDMTTTGAAVTGPKAFDQAGITHDDVDVAEIYDSFTYTALVTLEDLGFCEKGEGGEFVSGGTTAPGGELPMNTQGGGLSYCHPGHFGVFVLIEAARQLRGDYEGDRQVDDAEVAVAHGTGGLLSSSSTVVLRRES, from the coding sequence GTGGCTGAACCGATCCTCGCGGGCGTCGCCGAGAGCGACCTCGGCGAGACGCCCGACCGGAACTGGCTGGACAACGCCGCCGTCGCGACGGTGCGAGCCCTCGAGGACGCCGGCTGTTCCCTCGACGAGGTCGACGGCGTCGCGGTCGCCGGCGGCGACGACTACATGCCCGCGCTGGTGCTGTCGGAGTACCTCGACCTCGACGAGCCCTCGTTTCTCGAGGGGACCGAGATCGGCGGCTCGTCGTTCGAACACTTCTGTGGCCACGTCCGCGACGCGATGGCCCGCGACGAGGCCGACGTCGTGGTCGTCGCCTACGGCTCGACGAGCAAGACCGGCCCCGGCAGGGACCAGTCGCTCGAGGAGACCCACCCGATCGACGGCTTCGTCCGCCCGACGGGGCTGTTCCGGCCGCCGGGGGCCTACGCGATGGCCGCGCGCCGGCACATGCACGAGTACGGTACCACCGAGGAACAGCTCGCGGAGGTCGCCGTCGCGACCCGCGAGTGGGCCGCGATGAATCCCAAGGCGGCCCAGCGGGAGCCGATCACGGTCGACGACGTCCTCGAGTCCCGGGAGATCGCCGAACCGTTCAACCTGCTCGATTGCTGTCTCGTCTCGGACGGCGGGGGCGCGGTGGTCCTCGTGAGCGAGGAAAAGGCCGCGGAACTGGGCGTGCCCGAGATCGCCGTCGCGGGCGTTGCCTCGACGAGTACCCACCGCCAGGACGTCAGCGAGATGCCCGACATGACGACCACCGGGGCCGCGGTAACCGGCCCGAAGGCCTTCGATCAAGCCGGAATTACCCACGACGACGTCGACGTCGCCGAGATCTACGACTCGTTTACCTACACCGCTTTAGTCACCCTCGAAGACCTGGGCTTCTGCGAGAAGGGCGAAGGCGGCGAGTTCGTCTCGGGCGGGACGACCGCGCCGGGCGGCGAACTCCCCATGAACACGCAGGGCGGTGGGCTCTCGTACTGTCATCCCGGCCACTTCGGGGTCTTCGTCCTCATCGAGGCCGCCCGGCAGCTCCGCGGCGACTACGAGGGCGACCGGCAGGTCGACGACGCCGAGGTCGCCGTCGCCCACGGTACCGGGGGATTACTCTCCTCGAGCAGCACCGTCGTCCTCCGGAGGGAATCATGA
- a CDS encoding class I adenylate-forming enzyme family protein: MDLASVTESAREGNVARLHDETVRLHGDAPAIEYHGTTLTHDDLKAESARFAGGLADLGLEPGDIMLQYLPNCPPYLIGALGAFKAGVIVSPVNPQYRKRELTYQLEDTEAAAVLTHEALEPYLEEALETIDWDPVVISVDGEGEDVHAFADVRGEERFVERADDDVALLPYTSGTTGKPKGVQLTHRNFRAQTFSVLAQEQALEGEAVKSLVWLPLYHITGFTHTAWQPLVRGGSVYLRSAANWDGDAAMKLIEEEGITHYVGVTAMYVDMINSDDFGEYDLTSLESAGEGGAKMSVAVQEQFEKTAGVEMAEGYGLTETNGATHSQRNSTFGLRHGTIGQPTRMTEAKIVDSSGETVPIGEEGELLVRGPQVMKGYHGMPEATDEAFTDDVPASEASGESEDSSSGRWFRTGDIARRDEDNYYEIVDRKKHMINSAGYNIYPSELEELLAEHEAVAEGAVVRIPDERRNEVPKAFVVTAPGVEPGEDVTAEEITEYFLDNVASYKHPREVEFIEELPRTTSGKIQKYKLEDGEGDE; the protein is encoded by the coding sequence ATGGATTTGGCAAGCGTTACCGAGAGTGCGAGGGAGGGGAACGTCGCGCGACTTCACGACGAGACGGTTCGGCTACACGGCGACGCACCGGCGATCGAGTACCACGGGACGACGCTGACCCACGACGACCTCAAAGCCGAGAGCGCGCGCTTCGCCGGCGGGCTGGCCGACCTCGGGCTCGAGCCGGGCGATATCATGCTCCAGTACCTGCCGAACTGCCCGCCGTACCTGATCGGCGCGCTGGGCGCGTTCAAGGCCGGCGTGATCGTCTCGCCGGTCAATCCCCAGTACCGCAAGCGCGAGTTGACCTACCAGCTCGAGGACACCGAGGCCGCGGCCGTCCTCACTCACGAGGCCCTCGAACCCTACCTCGAGGAGGCCCTCGAGACGATCGACTGGGATCCGGTCGTGATTTCGGTCGACGGCGAGGGCGAGGACGTCCACGCCTTCGCGGACGTCCGCGGCGAGGAGCGGTTCGTCGAGCGGGCCGACGACGACGTGGCGCTGCTGCCGTACACCTCGGGGACGACCGGGAAACCCAAAGGCGTCCAGTTGACCCACCGCAACTTCCGCGCCCAGACGTTTTCCGTCCTCGCACAGGAGCAGGCGCTCGAGGGCGAGGCCGTCAAGAGCCTCGTCTGGCTGCCGCTGTATCACATCACCGGCTTCACGCACACCGCCTGGCAGCCGCTGGTGCGCGGGGGCAGCGTCTACCTGCGCAGCGCGGCCAACTGGGACGGCGACGCCGCGATGAAGCTGATCGAGGAGGAGGGGATCACCCACTACGTCGGCGTCACCGCGATGTACGTCGACATGATCAACAGCGACGACTTCGGCGAGTACGACCTGACCAGCCTCGAGTCGGCCGGCGAGGGCGGAGCCAAGATGTCCGTCGCGGTCCAGGAGCAGTTCGAGAAGACCGCCGGCGTCGAGATGGCCGAGGGGTACGGGCTGACCGAGACCAACGGCGCGACCCACTCCCAGCGCAACTCGACGTTCGGCCTGCGCCACGGCACGATCGGCCAGCCGACCCGGATGACCGAGGCCAAGATCGTCGACTCGAGCGGGGAGACGGTCCCCATCGGCGAGGAAGGCGAACTCCTCGTTCGGGGGCCACAGGTGATGAAGGGCTACCACGGAATGCCCGAGGCGACCGACGAGGCCTTCACCGACGACGTCCCCGCGAGCGAAGCGAGCGGGGAGTCGGAAGACTCGTCTTCCGGAAGGTGGTTCCGGACTGGCGACATCGCCCGCCGCGACGAGGACAACTACTACGAGATCGTCGACCGGAAGAAACACATGATCAACTCGGCCGGCTACAACATCTACCCCAGCGAACTCGAGGAGTTGCTGGCCGAACACGAGGCCGTCGCCGAGGGTGCCGTGGTCAGGATTCCCGACGAGCGCCGCAACGAGGTCCCGAAAGCGTTCGTCGTCACCGCACCGGGCGTCGAACCCGGCGAGGACGTCACGGCCGAGGAGATCACGGAGTACTTCCTCGACAACGTCGCCTCCTACAAACACCCCCGCGAGGTCGAGTTCATCGAGGAACTCCCCCGGACCACCTCCGGCAAGATCCAGAAGTACAAACTCGAGGACGGCGAGGGGGACGAGTAA
- a CDS encoding D-2-hydroxyacid dehydrogenase gives MTVVVSPHVLAGGGPLVTDEIRERRPEIDLEHVEDADDLPAAVADAEALVIHRLPDEVLAAADALEWVQALSAGTDRFDHDALADRGVALTNVSGIHAKPIGQQVLGYLLHFERGFDRAIAQQREREWERYLGGELGDRTVGIVGVGAIGSNVADYCRTFDARVVGTKRDPTDAPESVDEIYGPDGLESVLAASDYLVVACPLTDQTRGLLDADALATLPDDAVLVNIARGGIVDQSALVDALAAGDLGGAALDVFEEEPLPESSPLWARDDVLVTPHMAGSTPHYWERCADVFLRNYDRFRDGDPLENRVV, from the coding sequence GTGACCGTCGTCGTCTCCCCGCACGTCCTCGCGGGCGGCGGGCCGCTGGTCACCGACGAGATCCGCGAGCGCCGGCCGGAGATCGACCTCGAACACGTCGAGGACGCGGACGACCTTCCGGCGGCGGTCGCCGACGCCGAGGCCCTCGTCATCCACCGGCTCCCCGACGAGGTACTCGCGGCGGCCGACGCACTCGAGTGGGTACAGGCGCTCAGCGCCGGGACCGACCGCTTCGATCACGACGCGCTGGCCGACCGCGGCGTGGCGCTGACGAACGTCTCGGGGATCCACGCGAAGCCGATCGGCCAGCAGGTCCTGGGGTACCTGCTTCACTTCGAGCGCGGGTTCGACCGCGCGATCGCTCAGCAGCGCGAACGCGAGTGGGAGCGCTACCTCGGTGGTGAACTCGGCGACCGAACCGTCGGGATCGTCGGCGTCGGCGCGATCGGCTCGAACGTGGCCGACTACTGCCGGACGTTCGACGCCCGCGTGGTCGGGACCAAGCGGGACCCGACCGACGCGCCCGAGAGCGTCGACGAGATCTACGGCCCGGACGGCCTCGAGTCGGTCCTCGCCGCGAGCGACTACCTCGTGGTCGCCTGTCCGCTGACCGACCAGACGCGGGGGCTGCTCGATGCCGACGCCCTCGCGACGCTGCCCGACGACGCGGTGCTGGTCAACATCGCCCGCGGCGGGATCGTCGACCAGTCGGCGCTCGTCGACGCGCTCGCGGCGGGCGACCTCGGCGGCGCGGCGCTTGACGTCTTCGAAGAGGAGCCACTGCCCGAATCGTCGCCGCTGTGGGCCCGCGACGACGTCCTCGTGACGCCGCATATGGCCGGCAGCACGCCCCACTACTGGGAGCGCTGTGCCGACGTCTTCCTCCGGAACTACGATCGGTTCCGCGACGGTGACCCCCTCGAGAACCGCGTCGTCTGA
- a CDS encoding TIGR03617 family F420-dependent LLM class oxidoreductase: protein MSDLRIDAMVPKLANDSGAAAARAEELGFDGVWTPEMDNDAFLPHPVIADRTEEIQQGTRIALSFTRSPMALAYTAWDLAQYTDGRFVLGIGTQVKGHNERRFSVDWESPGPRLREVVESLRHIFDAFQGEADLEYEGDHYSFSLMTDNFNPGPIDHPEIPIYIAGVNEYNIRLAGELCDGLDMHVFNTPGYTDDVIAPTVAEGADRGERSLEDVSLSASPFVVTGETEDERERSRREVRRRIAFYGSTRTYHDVLEHHGWRSVGEELHDLSTDGKWEEMAGLVTDEMVSTFAIEAPPEELLAEARAVYGGIADRVVLPLDHGEAFLNE from the coding sequence ATGTCAGACCTTCGCATCGACGCGATGGTACCGAAACTGGCGAACGATTCGGGCGCGGCTGCCGCCCGCGCCGAGGAACTCGGGTTCGACGGCGTCTGGACCCCCGAGATGGACAACGACGCGTTCCTGCCGCACCCGGTGATCGCCGACCGGACCGAGGAGATCCAGCAGGGGACACGAATCGCGCTCTCTTTCACCCGCAGCCCGATGGCGCTGGCCTACACCGCCTGGGACCTCGCACAGTACACCGACGGCCGGTTCGTCCTCGGCATCGGCACGCAGGTCAAAGGCCACAACGAGCGCCGCTTCAGCGTCGACTGGGAGTCGCCCGGGCCGCGACTGCGCGAGGTCGTCGAGTCGCTGCGGCACATCTTCGACGCGTTCCAGGGCGAAGCCGACCTCGAGTACGAGGGTGACCACTACTCGTTCTCGCTGATGACGGACAACTTCAATCCGGGGCCGATCGACCATCCCGAGATCCCGATCTACATCGCAGGCGTCAACGAGTACAACATCCGGCTCGCGGGCGAGCTCTGCGACGGACTGGACATGCACGTCTTCAATACCCCCGGCTACACCGACGACGTCATCGCGCCGACCGTCGCCGAGGGGGCCGACCGCGGGGAGCGGTCCCTCGAGGACGTCTCGCTCTCCGCGAGCCCGTTCGTCGTCACGGGCGAGACAGAGGACGAACGCGAGCGGTCCCGCCGGGAGGTGCGCCGTCGAATCGCCTTCTACGGGAGTACGCGAACCTACCACGACGTCCTCGAACACCACGGCTGGCGCTCGGTCGGCGAGGAGTTACACGATCTCTCGACGGACGGGAAGTGGGAAGAAATGGCCGGCCTCGTGACCGACGAGATGGTGTCGACGTTCGCGATCGAAGCGCCGCCCGAGGAACTACTCGCGGAGGCGCGGGCGGTCTACGGGGGGATCGCCGACCGGGTCGTCCTCCCGCTCGATCACGGCGAGGCCTTCCTGAACGAGTAG
- a CDS encoding MBL fold metallo-hydrolase has product MSESTERGTRAAGQVSRIDFDIEWPPKHAAAYLIEEPAPILIDTGDPEERAEATIREELAATGYDLADVAAVVVTHPHSDHIGQVPLLREAGATVYAPRPVLEQLERDPADLAAGIREIGRSAGYRGEAIERETERAKASLERNRRLLEPEAAVPFPFDESVTVAGREFDPIHTPGHQVHHASLATEVNGERVLFSGDALIEPFRPGAINVGLDYGAYDAVDDFHRAMDRLEGRAIDRAFPGHGPVFTDYEEAIESTRSALESLTAETLEAVSAVGPATPLEITRHRSGEVRHPAQLLDTLGALGTLEGRGRIEYEVRDGARYYSFRKASP; this is encoded by the coding sequence ATGAGTGAGTCGACGGAGCGGGGTACACGCGCCGCTGGGCAGGTGTCGCGCATCGACTTCGACATCGAGTGGCCGCCGAAACACGCCGCGGCCTACCTCATCGAGGAGCCCGCGCCGATCCTGATCGATACCGGTGACCCCGAGGAACGGGCCGAAGCGACGATCCGCGAAGAGCTGGCAGCGACGGGGTACGACCTCGCGGACGTCGCGGCGGTCGTCGTTACCCACCCCCACAGCGATCACATCGGACAGGTGCCGCTGTTGCGCGAGGCCGGCGCGACCGTCTACGCACCCCGGCCCGTCCTCGAGCAACTCGAGCGCGACCCGGCCGACCTCGCGGCGGGGATCCGCGAGATCGGCCGGTCGGCCGGGTACCGCGGCGAGGCAATCGAGCGCGAGACCGAACGCGCGAAAGCGTCCCTCGAGCGCAATCGCCGGCTGCTCGAGCCCGAGGCGGCGGTGCCGTTCCCGTTCGACGAGTCGGTTACCGTCGCGGGCCGGGAGTTCGACCCGATCCACACGCCCGGCCACCAGGTTCACCACGCCAGTCTGGCGACCGAGGTCAACGGCGAGCGCGTCCTCTTCTCGGGGGACGCGCTCATCGAACCGTTCCGACCGGGCGCGATCAACGTCGGCCTCGACTACGGTGCCTACGACGCCGTCGACGACTTCCACCGCGCGATGGACCGGCTCGAGGGCCGTGCGATCGACCGGGCTTTCCCCGGGCACGGCCCGGTCTTTACCGACTACGAGGAAGCCATCGAGAGTACGCGGTCGGCTCTGGAGTCGCTCACGGCCGAAACCCTCGAGGCGGTCAGCGCCGTCGGGCCGGCGACGCCCCTGGAGATAACCCGGCACCGCAGCGGCGAGGTCCGGCATCCCGCCCAGTTGCTCGACACGCTCGGGGCGCTCGGCACGCTCGAGGGCCGGGGCAGAATCGAGTACGAGGTCCGCGACGGCGCTCGCTACTACTCGTTCAGGAAGGCCTCGCCGTGA
- a CDS encoding acyl-CoA dehydrogenase family protein: MDFSEPSEAVQIKKALDDFIDQEVAPLENEYDQFLGADYEKEIVDDEHRQVPEYRNIVEEIRQKSVEAGFYGMTMPEEVGGGDVDILTRAIVGEHMSNRPPGFHSSIFGGAGGPTPILLNCDERQREEYLEPLMDGEITTCFALTEPGHGSDAHHMDTRAEKDGDEWVINGQKVYITNAPYADFAMVFARTSGDDGDLSGITCFLVDKETPGFEVGKIHRAMGMTPGTHAELHFDDCRVGEEQVLGEVDAGFQSAMDWIGGGRINIAAGAVGTAEFLLDMSLEYARDRETFGKPIGHRQGISFQLAELATDIEQVRQLYRYAAWKMDNGERARKEESMAKLRGAKLANDAADIAMQVHGGAGFMKDLPIERNYRSARVFRIFEGTDEIQKRTIARELI, encoded by the coding sequence ATGGACTTCAGCGAACCGTCCGAAGCCGTCCAGATCAAGAAGGCACTCGACGACTTCATCGATCAGGAGGTCGCCCCGCTCGAGAACGAGTACGATCAGTTCCTCGGCGCGGACTACGAGAAGGAAATCGTCGACGACGAGCATCGGCAGGTCCCCGAGTACCGCAACATCGTCGAGGAGATTCGCCAGAAATCCGTCGAGGCGGGCTTTTACGGCATGACGATGCCCGAGGAGGTCGGCGGCGGCGACGTCGACATCCTCACTCGCGCCATCGTCGGCGAACACATGTCCAACCGGCCGCCGGGCTTTCACAGTTCCATCTTCGGCGGCGCGGGCGGACCGACGCCGATCCTGTTGAACTGCGACGAGCGCCAGCGCGAGGAGTATCTGGAGCCGCTGATGGACGGCGAGATCACGACCTGTTTCGCCCTGACCGAGCCGGGCCACGGCAGCGACGCCCACCACATGGACACCCGCGCCGAGAAGGACGGCGACGAGTGGGTCATCAACGGCCAGAAGGTCTACATCACGAACGCGCCCTACGCCGACTTCGCGATGGTCTTCGCCCGGACCAGCGGCGACGACGGCGACCTCAGCGGGATCACCTGCTTCCTCGTCGACAAGGAGACGCCCGGCTTCGAGGTCGGGAAGATCCACCGCGCGATGGGGATGACGCCCGGGACGCACGCCGAACTCCACTTCGACGACTGCCGCGTCGGCGAGGAGCAGGTGCTGGGCGAGGTCGACGCGGGCTTTCAGTCCGCGATGGACTGGATCGGCGGCGGTCGAATCAACATCGCCGCCGGCGCGGTCGGGACGGCCGAGTTCCTGCTGGACATGTCCCTCGAGTACGCCCGCGACCGGGAGACGTTCGGAAAGCCGATCGGTCACCGGCAGGGAATCTCCTTCCAGTTGGCCGAACTCGCGACCGACATCGAACAGGTCCGCCAACTCTATCGCTACGCCGCCTGGAAGATGGACAACGGCGAACGCGCCCGGAAAGAGGAGTCGATGGCGAAGCTCCGCGGCGCGAAACTGGCCAACGACGCGGCCGACATCGCGATGCAGGTCCACGGCGGAGCCGGCTTCATGAAGGACCTACCGATCGAACGCAACTACCGCTCGGCGCGGGTCTTCCGCATCTTCGAGGGGACCGACGAGATCCAGAAACGGACGATCGCTCGCGAACTCATCTGA
- a CDS encoding IclR family transcriptional regulator translates to MATPDTDGGNRVDAVVKTLDILEALWQAEGAGVTELTERTGVAKSTVHAHLTTLRSKGYVVQEGDEYRLSLRFLSFGEHVKHAEPLYEAADAPIDELSAQVGERVLCSTHQNGLGTVINVSEGTRSFTSDIDIGTHTYLHNSAGGKAMLAHFDEERVEDIIDQWGLPAFSENTITDRETLFDELDAIREEGVAYNQGEYLRGISAIGAPILDNDGTVYGAVTVAGPQHRLENEWEKNDLRDRLLSTANTIEVNVMFS, encoded by the coding sequence ATGGCAACACCAGACACGGACGGAGGGAATCGGGTCGATGCGGTGGTGAAGACCCTCGATATTCTCGAGGCGCTGTGGCAGGCCGAAGGGGCCGGCGTCACCGAACTCACCGAGCGAACGGGAGTAGCAAAGAGTACGGTACACGCCCATCTGACGACGCTGCGGTCGAAGGGGTACGTCGTCCAAGAGGGCGACGAATACCGGCTGAGCCTCCGGTTTCTCTCGTTCGGGGAACACGTCAAACACGCTGAGCCGCTGTACGAAGCCGCCGACGCACCGATCGACGAACTGTCGGCACAGGTCGGCGAGCGCGTCCTCTGTTCGACACACCAGAACGGGCTCGGGACGGTTATCAACGTCAGCGAGGGGACGCGCTCTTTCACCAGCGACATCGACATCGGGACTCACACCTACCTCCACAACTCGGCCGGCGGCAAGGCGATGCTCGCTCACTTCGACGAGGAGCGAGTCGAGGACATCATCGACCAGTGGGGGCTCCCGGCGTTCTCCGAGAACACGATTACCGATCGAGAGACCCTCTTCGACGAACTCGACGCGATTCGAGAGGAAGGCGTCGCGTACAACCAGGGAGAGTACCTCCGGGGGATCAGCGCGATCGGCGCACCGATCCTGGACAACGACGGCACCGTCTACGGGGCGGTCACCGTCGCCGGCCCACAACACCGCCTCGAGAACGAGTGGGAGAAAAACGACCTGCGTGACCGGTTGCTGTCGACGGCGAACACGATCGAAGTCAACGTGATGTTCTCGTAG
- a CDS encoding SDR family NAD(P)-dependent oxidoreductase: MRLEDKTVVITGAASGIGRSTAERCAEEGARVIVTDVDVEGGEETVETIEAAGGEAEFAELDVTDSEGFHDVVDAVADDYGIDVMVNNAGTGHPGGSLEDLDDETRDFVIDINIKGVWNGCSAALPHMKDQGHGSIVNVGSLASILGLPKQAAYSTTKAAVLNMTRTVAAEAGPYGVRANAVCPGFTETQMLEGFLAQQDDPEVARAEMAEDYPLKRLGEPAEIANAILFLASDEASFVSGHGLVVDGGFSTC; encoded by the coding sequence ATGCGACTCGAAGACAAGACAGTAGTTATCACGGGCGCGGCGTCGGGGATCGGTCGGTCGACCGCCGAGCGGTGCGCCGAGGAAGGGGCACGCGTCATCGTCACGGACGTCGACGTCGAGGGCGGCGAAGAGACCGTCGAGACCATCGAGGCAGCCGGCGGCGAAGCCGAGTTCGCCGAACTCGACGTCACCGACAGCGAGGGGTTTCACGACGTCGTCGACGCCGTAGCCGACGACTACGGCATCGACGTGATGGTCAACAACGCCGGCACCGGCCACCCCGGCGGGAGCCTCGAGGACCTCGACGACGAGACCCGGGACTTCGTGATCGACATCAACATCAAGGGCGTCTGGAACGGCTGTTCGGCCGCCTTGCCCCACATGAAAGACCAGGGCCACGGTTCGATCGTCAACGTCGGCTCGCTGGCGAGCATCCTCGGGCTCCCCAAGCAGGCGGCCTACTCGACGACCAAAGCCGCCGTGTTGAACATGACCCGGACGGTCGCGGCCGAGGCCGGCCCCTACGGCGTCCGCGCGAACGCCGTCTGTCCCGGCTTCACCGAGACCCAGATGCTCGAGGGCTTTCTCGCACAGCAGGACGATCCCGAGGTCGCCAGAGCGGAGATGGCCGAGGACTACCCGCTCAAGCGGCTGGGCGAGCCCGCAGAGATCGCGAACGCGATCCTCTTTCTGGCCAGCGACGAGGCCTCGTTCGTCAGCGGCCACGGGCTGGTCGTCGACGGCGGGTTCTCGACCTGCTGA
- a CDS encoding succinylglutamate desuccinylase/aspartoacylase family protein translates to MTERTHTAERLTLARLPSGVDLTTTVHTYRGAESGPTLYVQAAQHGREINGTEVLRRFHERLPLESLSGTVIAVPVANPLTFDRVSYTTPEPLDGVHPNMNRIWPGDADGTLHQRMAARLWEYVTAADAVVDLHTGSPDMLPHVVYREGDEYSRGLATAFGTDLLLAEGAGEDVPDEWHRRGFAGKLRVAAADEGIPAITPELAHNKRIIEDVVETGVTGLVDVCRHLDALPGAVPERDQRSARNHLGQVSAADAGLFRPTPGLAVGDEVAEGAPIGTVYDPTTYDALQEARTKRGGLLYALTREATVTAGDQLASVALTREA, encoded by the coding sequence ATGACTGAGAGAACGCACACGGCGGAACGGCTGACGCTCGCGCGGCTCCCGTCGGGCGTCGACCTGACGACGACGGTCCACACCTATCGCGGCGCGGAGTCCGGGCCGACGCTGTACGTCCAGGCGGCCCAGCACGGCCGCGAGATCAACGGCACCGAAGTCCTCCGGCGGTTCCACGAGCGACTCCCCCTCGAGTCGCTGTCCGGAACCGTGATCGCGGTCCCCGTCGCGAACCCGCTGACGTTCGACCGCGTTTCCTACACCACGCCGGAGCCACTCGACGGCGTCCACCCGAACATGAACCGGATCTGGCCGGGCGACGCGGACGGCACCCTCCACCAGCGGATGGCCGCCCGACTGTGGGAATACGTCACGGCGGCTGACGCCGTCGTCGACCTCCACACGGGGAGTCCCGACATGCTCCCCCACGTCGTCTATCGTGAGGGAGACGAGTACTCCCGCGGCCTCGCGACCGCCTTCGGAACCGATCTCCTGCTGGCCGAGGGGGCCGGCGAGGACGTCCCCGACGAGTGGCACCGGCGGGGCTTCGCCGGCAAACTTCGGGTCGCCGCCGCGGACGAGGGGATCCCCGCGATCACGCCCGAACTCGCCCACAACAAACGGATCATCGAGGACGTCGTCGAGACGGGCGTGACGGGGCTGGTGGACGTCTGTCGACACCTCGACGCGCTCCCCGGTGCGGTCCCCGAGCGCGACCAGCGGAGCGCCCGCAACCACCTCGGGCAGGTTTCCGCGGCCGACGCCGGACTCTTCCGGCCGACGCCCGGGCTCGCCGTCGGCGACGAGGTCGCCGAGGGTGCGCCGATCGGGACGGTGTACGACCCGACGACCTACGACGCGCTTCAGGAGGCCCGCACGAAACGGGGCGGCCTCCTCTATGCGCTCACGCGCGAGGCGACGGTGACCGCGGGCGACCAGCTCGCGAGCGTGGCGCTGACCCGCGAGGCGTAG
- a CDS encoding growth inhibitor — protein MGYERGDVAIAIDPFKDGSSGRPSLVVGRETTPFHGEQYISLSLTTRTWYEERIPLAADDWVEGGAPRSSSIMPWSVTSIDADLIERYQGRLEGGVVDEAAATLSEYVRPD, from the coding sequence ATGGGGTACGAGCGCGGCGATGTCGCCATCGCGATCGATCCCTTCAAAGACGGTTCGAGCGGCCGACCGTCTCTCGTCGTCGGTCGCGAAACGACGCCCTTCCACGGCGAACAGTACATCTCCCTCTCGCTTACGACTCGAACGTGGTACGAGGAGCGAATTCCCCTCGCGGCGGACGACTGGGTAGAGGGCGGCGCTCCTCGCTCGAGTTCGATCATGCCGTGGTCGGTCACTTCGATCGATGCCGATCTGATCGAGCGCTATCAGGGACGACTCGAGGGGGGCGTCGTCGACGAGGCCGCGGCGACCCTCTCCGAATACGTCCGTCCTGACTGA
- a CDS encoding MarR family transcriptional regulator gives MPIDIDTFDKRSSEELNGLTNAEKVVRFLAANDDAAYTPSEIAARVDVKKNSIGTVLSRLEDRDLVRHKGDYWAIGDPDTVRDAYEAHRLLESLDERYGTEDLEEWREHAAEGE, from the coding sequence ATGCCGATCGACATCGACACCTTCGACAAGCGTTCGAGCGAGGAGCTAAACGGGCTCACGAACGCCGAGAAGGTCGTTCGATTCCTCGCTGCGAACGACGACGCGGCGTACACCCCCTCCGAAATCGCGGCCCGGGTCGACGTCAAGAAGAATTCGATCGGAACGGTTCTCAGCCGTCTCGAGGACCGCGATCTCGTCCGCCACAAGGGCGACTACTGGGCGATCGGTGACCCGGACACGGTCCGCGACGCGTACGAGGCACACCGGCTCCTCGAGTCGCTGGACGAGCGATACGGGACGGAGGATCTCGAGGAGTGGCGGGAACACGCCGCCGAGGGCGAATAG